The Lycium barbarum isolate Lr01 chromosome 10, ASM1917538v2, whole genome shotgun sequence genome includes a region encoding these proteins:
- the LOC132613682 gene encoding F-box/kelch-repeat protein SKIP11-like, which translates to MLEDRSCLVPRDFPRESNWAACMNYSVDRIEAQRGKRPLENNQENEVLQRKLPKRSDSPNGEVALDDQAGNQHNTADNSDSSSLIPVIGRDNSISCLIHCSRSDYGAIASLNTSFRSLIRSGELYRLRRQNGVVEHWVYFSCQLLEWEVFDPTRSRWMHLPSMDPNECFVFSDKESLAVGTELLVFGKEILSHVIYRYSILTNTWSSGMQMNAPRCLFGSASLGEIAILAGGCDSQGKILSSAELYNSEKGTWKTLPSMNKPRKMCSAVFMDKKFYVIGGIGGTESISRLTCGEEYDLETGKWTEIPSMSPVRADADTPAASEAPPLVAVVNNDLYAADYAEMAVRKYDKKNKVWVSIGRLPERAASMNGWGLAFRACGDKLIVIGGPRAMGEGHIEVNAWVPSEGPPQWNLLGRKQSGSFVYNCAVMGC; encoded by the coding sequence ATGTTGGAAGACCGGTCCTGTTTGGTTCCGAGGGATTTTCCAAGAGAAAGCAACTGGGCAGCCTGCATGAATTACAGCGTTGATAGGATTGAAGCTCAGCGCGGTAAAAGGCCATTGGAAAATAATCAGGAGAATGAAGTTTTGCAACGCAAGTTGCCAAAGAGATCTGATTCTCCCAACGGAGAAGTTGCTCTAGATGACCAAGCTGGTAATCAACATAATACTGCAGATAATTCTGATTCGAGTTCTCTTATTCCTGTGATTGGCCGAGACAACTCGATTAGCTGTCTCATTCATTGCTCCAGATCTGATTATGGCGCTATTGCGTCTTTGAATACTAGCTTTCGCTCGTTAATTAGGAGTGGGGAGCTTTACAGATTGCGCCGGCAAAATGGTGTGGTTGAGCATTGGGTTTATTTTTCTTGCCAGCTACTTGAATGGGAAGTTTTTGATCCAACTCGTTCCCGTTGGATGCATCTACCATCAATGGATCCCAATGAATGCTTTGTGTTCTCGGATAAGGAGTCTTTGGCAGTTGGCACAGAGCTGCTCGTGTTTGGAAAGGAGATTTTGTCGCATGTCATTTATCGTTACAGTATACTGACAAACACTTGGTCATCTGGAATGCAAATGAATGCACCGAGGTGTTTGTTTGGCTCTGCCAGCCTCGGGGAGATCGCCATCCTAGCTGGCGGTTGTGACTCACAGGGCAAAATCCTAAGCTCAGCAGAACTTTACAATTCAGAGAAGGGAACGTGGAAGACTTTACCAAGCATGAATAAGCCGCGTAAGATGTGTTCTGCGGTATTCATGGACAAAAAATTTTATGTAATTGGAGGCATTGGAGGAACTGAGTCAATTTCACGATTGACCTGTGGAGAGGAATATGATCTGGAAACAGGAAAATGGACAGAAATCCCAAGCATGTCTCCTGTCCGAGCTGATGCAGATACGCCTGCTGCATCTGAAGCACCTCCTTTGGTGGCAGTTGTAAATAATGATTTGTATGCTGCTGATTATGCCGAAATGGCAGTGAGGAAGTACGACAAGAAAAATAAAGTGTGGGTTAGCATAGGAAGATTGCCTGAAAGAGCAGCTTCCATGAATGGTTGGGGTTTGGCTTTTAGAGCTTGTGGTGATAAGCTAATTGTAATCGGAGGGCCTAGAGCCATGGGCGAAGGCCATATCGAAGTGAATGCATGGGTTCCAAGTGAAGGACCGCCTCAGTGGAACTTGCTTGGACGAAAGCAATCTGGTAGCTTTGTGTATAATTGTGCTGTCATGGGTTGCTGA